One genomic region from Terasakiella sp. SH-1 encodes:
- a CDS encoding acetyl/propionyl/methylcrotonyl-CoA carboxylase subunit alpha — translation MFTKILIANRGEIACRVIKTARRMGVKTVAVYSDADAGAMHVAMADEAYHIGGAAAAESYLCYDKIIEVCKQSGAQAVHPGYGFLSENAAFCRALAENDITFIGPPVGAIEAMGSKSEAKKIMEKADVPLVPGYHGDEQSIEFMKNEADKMGYPVILKAAAGGGGKGMRIVWKAEEIEDAYEAAKREAIKGFGDDHMLVEKYLTKPRHVEIQVFADQHDNVVYLFERDCSVQRRHQKVFEEAPAPLMQNDLRARMGKAACNAARAIGYEGAGTVEFLLDEDGSFYFMEMNTRLQVEHPVTEMITGEDLVEWQLRVAAGQTLPQKQDDLSISGHAIEVRVYAEDPDNDFLPATGTLTHLRPPQESAHVRVDTGVREGDEVSIHYDPMISKLIVWADTREGALRHLRKALNEYQVVGLTTNIEFLATLAAHPAFVNFDVDTGFIAKHENDLFPKREHITDDALALACLDVFITRDEEAQAQADWSGDPFSPWHSTSGFRMNDDNHHELYFVEGDDIITVTCHYRDEGYVMELPGGDVLVRGERDDNGDLAADLGGRRMKATVVRHGDNLEILVHGRAHALKLFDPLAAAEGQDEVSGSLTSPMPGKVVSVLVEKDQEVKEGDSLMILEAMKMEHTIFAPMDGVVADIFFNAGDQLEEGVELLKLQGE, via the coding sequence ATGTTTACGAAAATCCTGATTGCCAACCGTGGTGAGATTGCTTGCCGTGTGATTAAAACTGCGCGCCGTATGGGTGTGAAAACGGTGGCTGTATATTCAGATGCCGATGCCGGGGCCATGCATGTGGCCATGGCGGATGAGGCTTATCATATTGGGGGCGCGGCTGCGGCTGAAAGTTACCTCTGTTACGACAAGATCATTGAAGTCTGCAAACAGTCTGGGGCGCAAGCCGTCCATCCAGGCTATGGCTTCCTGTCTGAAAACGCGGCCTTCTGCCGTGCCCTGGCTGAAAATGACATTACCTTTATTGGTCCGCCAGTTGGCGCAATTGAGGCTATGGGGTCCAAATCCGAAGCCAAAAAGATCATGGAAAAAGCCGATGTGCCATTGGTACCGGGCTATCACGGGGATGAACAGTCTATCGAGTTCATGAAGAATGAAGCCGATAAAATGGGCTATCCGGTGATCTTGAAAGCTGCTGCTGGTGGTGGCGGTAAGGGCATGCGCATTGTCTGGAAAGCCGAAGAGATTGAAGATGCTTATGAAGCAGCCAAGCGCGAAGCAATCAAGGGCTTTGGCGATGACCATATGCTGGTTGAAAAATATCTGACCAAGCCACGCCACGTGGAAATTCAGGTCTTTGCCGATCAACATGACAATGTGGTTTACCTGTTTGAACGCGATTGTTCCGTTCAGCGCCGCCACCAAAAAGTCTTTGAAGAAGCGCCTGCCCCCCTGATGCAGAACGACCTGCGTGCCCGTATGGGGAAAGCAGCCTGTAATGCCGCGCGTGCCATTGGCTATGAAGGCGCAGGCACGGTTGAATTCCTGTTGGATGAAGACGGGTCTTTCTATTTCATGGAAATGAACACCCGCTTGCAGGTGGAACACCCGGTGACAGAAATGATCACGGGCGAAGATCTGGTGGAATGGCAACTGCGTGTGGCTGCGGGTCAAACCTTGCCACAAAAACAGGATGACCTGTCCATCAGCGGTCATGCCATTGAAGTGCGTGTTTATGCCGAAGACCCGGATAATGATTTCTTGCCGGCAACAGGGACATTGACCCACCTGCGTCCACCGCAAGAAAGCGCCCATGTTCGTGTGGATACAGGTGTGCGCGAAGGTGATGAAGTCTCCATTCATTATGATCCGATGATTTCAAAACTGATCGTTTGGGCTGATACACGTGAGGGCGCTTTGCGTCACCTGCGCAAAGCCTTGAACGAATATCAGGTGGTCGGTCTGACAACCAATATTGAGTTCCTTGCCACACTGGCGGCCCATCCGGCTTTTGTGAATTTTGATGTGGATACGGGCTTTATTGCCAAACATGAAAATGACCTCTTCCCTAAACGTGAACATATCACCGATGATGCTTTGGCATTGGCCTGTCTGGATGTGTTTATCACCCGTGATGAAGAAGCACAGGCACAGGCCGATTGGTCCGGTGACCCGTTCAGCCCATGGCATTCCACAAGTGGTTTCCGCATGAATGATGATAACCATCATGAACTCTATTTCGTGGAAGGCGATGATATCATTACAGTGACATGCCACTACCGTGATGAAGGTTATGTGATGGAACTGCCCGGTGGTGATGTTCTGGTGCGTGGTGAGCGTGATGACAATGGCGATCTGGCCGCTGACCTCGGCGGGCGTCGCATGAAGGCAACTGTGGTGCGCCATGGGGATAATCTGGAAATCCTTGTTCATGGTCGTGCCCATGCGCTCAAACTGTTTGACCCGCTGGCCGCAGCCGAAGGTCAGGATGAGGTTTCCGGTTCCTTGACATCACCCATGCCGGGTAAGGTTGTTTCTGTTTTGGTGGAAAAAGATCAGGAAGTAAAAGAAGGCGATAGCCTGATGATCCTGGAAGCCATGAAAATGGAACATACGATCTTTGCCCCCATGGACGGTGTGGTGGCTGATATCTTCTTCAATGCTGGTGACCAGCTGGAAGAAGGTGTAGAGTTGCTGAAACTTCAGGGTGAATAA
- a CDS encoding hydroxymethylglutaryl-CoA lyase, whose amino-acid sequence MPFPKKVKIVEVGPRDGLQNEKQLVSVDTKVELVDRLTQAGLSAVEAGSFVSPKWVPQMADSDKVLAQVKKADGVSFPVLTPNMKGFEAAMEAGAKEVAIFAAASEGFSQKNINCSIAESIERFEPIMAAAKEQDIAVRGYVSCVVGCPYDGAIAPEKVAEVSTRLYDMGCYEISLGDTIGVGTPAKVAEMIAAVSQTVPIGKLAGHFHDTYGQALANIYAALELGIHVFDSSVAGLGGCPYAKGASGNVATEDVVFMLNGLGIETGVDLATLCEAGRYISQSLGRVPASKVSLALSAQ is encoded by the coding sequence ATGCCTTTTCCAAAAAAAGTAAAAATCGTCGAAGTCGGCCCCCGTGACGGGTTGCAAAATGAAAAGCAATTGGTCTCTGTCGATACCAAGGTTGAACTGGTTGATCGTTTGACCCAAGCGGGGCTGAGTGCCGTTGAAGCCGGAAGCTTTGTATCGCCCAAATGGGTGCCGCAAATGGCCGATAGTGACAAGGTGCTGGCACAAGTCAAAAAGGCCGATGGCGTGTCTTTCCCGGTTCTGACCCCCAATATGAAAGGGTTTGAGGCCGCGATGGAAGCTGGCGCTAAGGAAGTCGCGATTTTTGCCGCAGCCTCAGAAGGGTTTTCCCAAAAGAATATCAACTGTTCAATTGCAGAAAGTATTGAACGGTTTGAACCGATTATGGCGGCAGCAAAGGAACAGGATATCGCGGTGCGCGGTTATGTTTCCTGCGTGGTTGGCTGTCCTTATGATGGGGCGATTGCACCAGAAAAAGTTGCTGAAGTTTCTACGCGCCTTTATGACATGGGCTGTTATGAGATTTCATTGGGCGACACCATTGGGGTGGGGACCCCGGCCAAGGTTGCTGAAATGATTGCTGCGGTGTCGCAAACCGTGCCGATTGGCAAGCTGGCAGGTCACTTCCATGATACCTACGGTCAGGCCCTTGCCAATATCTATGCGGCACTGGAATTGGGTATTCATGTGTTTGATTCGTCTGTGGCGGGGCTGGGCGGCTGTCCTTATGCCAAGGGGGCCTCGGGCAATGTGGCAACAGAAGATGTTGTCTTCATGCTGAATGGATTGGGTATTGAAACTGGCGTGGATTTGGCTACATTGTGCGAGGCAGGTCGCTATATCAGCCAGTCGCTGGGCCGTGTTCCTGCCTCAAAAGTATCTTTGGCGTTGAGCGCACAATAA
- a CDS encoding DUF445 domain-containing protein — MNKSILTNLIAFGVCVIGYTMPENGEMIFTVGLFALSGSLTNWLAIHMLFEKVPLLYGSGVIPNRFDEFKAGIKKLIIEEFFSHEHIERFFEQNSSGISSSIVEKVDYDRVFNGLTDAIASSSLGGMLSLVGGIKALEPLRDPVNKKLEEIVTELASGEMGDGMSQDLTTTLVNKVETIIDNRLDDLTPQNVKDIVQDMIRQHLGWLVVWGGVFGGAIGLLVGLV, encoded by the coding sequence ATGAACAAGTCTATCCTGACCAACCTGATTGCCTTTGGCGTTTGTGTTATTGGTTATACCATGCCTGAAAATGGCGAAATGATTTTCACGGTTGGCTTGTTTGCCTTGTCCGGCAGTCTAACCAACTGGTTGGCGATCCATATGCTGTTTGAAAAGGTACCTTTGCTTTATGGTTCTGGTGTGATCCCCAACCGTTTTGATGAATTCAAGGCGGGGATTAAAAAACTCATCATCGAAGAATTCTTCTCACACGAACATATCGAACGTTTCTTTGAACAGAACAGTTCTGGGATCAGCAGCTCTATCGTTGAAAAAGTGGATTATGACCGCGTATTTAATGGGCTGACCGATGCGATTGCTTCATCGAGTCTGGGCGGAATGCTCTCCCTTGTTGGTGGGATTAAAGCGCTGGAACCGCTGCGTGATCCGGTGAATAAAAAGCTGGAAGAAATCGTCACCGAACTCGCCAGTGGTGAAATGGGCGATGGCATGAGCCAGGACCTGACGACCACTCTGGTCAATAAGGTGGAAACCATTATTGATAATCGCTTGGATGACCTGACCCCGCAAAATGTGAAAGATATTGTTCAAGATATGATCCGCCAGCACCTTGGTTGGCTGGTTGTTTGGGGTGGTGTTTTTGGTGGGGCCATTGGTCTGTTGGTGGGGCTGGTATGA
- a CDS encoding DUF1489 domain-containing protein, with translation MTVHIRKLAARVEDIEELESIQARKLQDYGRLFTYTRNTPKRQEELLDGGSLYWVIKGQFRVRQEIIGFETDMDEEGRKYCLITLKPELIRTELKAQKAFQGWRYFQDSDVPKDLDGTAQVGEDLPEDMQAELRDLGLL, from the coding sequence ATGACGGTTCACATTCGCAAATTGGCTGCCCGTGTTGAAGATATTGAAGAGCTGGAATCCATTCAGGCACGCAAGCTGCAAGATTATGGCCGTCTCTTTACCTATACCCGTAATACGCCAAAACGGCAGGAGGAACTACTGGATGGTGGGTCGCTTTACTGGGTGATTAAGGGGCAGTTTCGTGTACGCCAAGAAATCATCGGCTTTGAAACCGATATGGATGAGGAAGGGCGTAAGTATTGCTTGATCACGCTTAAGCCCGAATTGATCCGCACGGAACTAAAAGCACAAAAAGCCTTTCAGGGCTGGCGCTATTTTCAGGACAGTGATGTACCAAAAGATTTGGATGGGACTGCTCAAGTGGGCGAAGACTTACCAGAAGATATGCAGGCTGAACTGCGCGATTTGGGCCTGTTGTAG
- a CDS encoding response regulator, translating into MKKYSYDDVDILIADQNLQLRAGLKGMLHQSGFRDIKDVGTHEQLVDEVKIKSPDLILCDVDLPGGDVCETIVELRHKKCGFNPFASIILFIDEPTQDVVSRASRAGVDDLQIKPIVAQKVLDRVQYLVEKRKPFVVTTDYIGPDRRTGHRPGTQKIDAIDVPNSLKDKATGIFNERKFREDVENAFWNINSQKIERQAYQIAYLVDRIVPAYQAKQFNKESMTQCARLVDVSKDIAHRLEDSDFNHLSGLVATLETVAESLWKSGTLPKQKDLELLPELSAAISATFKSVKAAAPFADEIIHSVQDKYQK; encoded by the coding sequence ATGAAAAAATACTCATATGATGACGTCGATATTCTAATCGCAGACCAGAACCTGCAATTGCGCGCCGGGCTCAAAGGGATGCTGCATCAGTCCGGTTTTCGCGATATCAAGGATGTGGGCACGCACGAACAACTGGTTGATGAAGTTAAAATCAAGTCTCCTGACCTGATTTTATGTGATGTTGACCTGCCCGGCGGTGATGTCTGTGAGACAATTGTTGAACTGCGCCACAAAAAATGTGGCTTTAATCCCTTTGCCTCCATCATTTTATTTATTGATGAACCCACACAGGATGTGGTCAGCCGGGCATCACGGGCTGGAGTGGACGATCTACAAATCAAGCCGATTGTCGCTCAAAAAGTACTTGATCGGGTGCAGTATCTCGTAGAAAAGCGCAAACCTTTTGTGGTGACGACTGACTATATCGGCCCGGATCGTCGCACAGGGCATCGTCCGGGCACTCAGAAAATTGACGCTATTGATGTTCCCAACAGCCTGAAAGATAAAGCCACGGGTATCTTTAACGAACGCAAATTTCGTGAAGATGTAGAAAACGCTTTCTGGAATATCAATTCGCAAAAAATTGAACGCCAAGCTTATCAGATTGCCTATCTGGTTGACCGCATTGTCCCCGCCTATCAGGCCAAACAGTTCAATAAAGAAAGCATGACCCAGTGTGCCCGGCTGGTGGATGTGTCCAAAGATATTGCACACCGCCTTGAAGACAGTGATTTCAATCACCTGTCCGGTCTTGTTGCCACATTGGAAACCGTGGCAGAATCCCTATGGAAAAGCGGTACCCTGCCCAAGCAGAAAGACTTGGAACTGCTGCCTGAACTCTCAGCAGCGATTTCGGCAACCTTTAAATCTGTTAAGGCCGCAGCACCCTTTGCCGATGAAATCATCCATTCTGTTCAGGATAAATATCAGAAATAA
- a CDS encoding nucleoside recognition protein, whose protein sequence is MLPIINWFKKPVCDSVTLYWELLKVMVPIMILVRLGVEFGMIEVIAQIFTPFMDLVGLPPEAGIIWTTAMLVNIYAAMVALVTLLPEAPMTIAQVTVLGTMILIAHSLPIEQRIVQKAGPSFTATTALRVAGAMALGAILNVFYSSFNMLSEPAHIDWLPATEANATWQEWAIDSAISLFTIFWIILALVIVLKAFEDLKINDLISKVLSPLLSLLGISNHAIPVTLIGVVLGLGYGGALILREAKEGNMSKQDIFLSLSFMCLFHSALEDTLLIFALGADLSGILIARFLFAFIVVFLLSQLVKRLPQPLFDKILFSKG, encoded by the coding sequence ATGCTCCCGATTATCAACTGGTTTAAAAAGCCTGTTTGCGACAGTGTTACCCTTTACTGGGAACTTCTCAAAGTCATGGTCCCGATTATGATCCTTGTTCGCCTTGGCGTGGAATTTGGCATGATTGAAGTTATCGCCCAAATCTTCACCCCCTTCATGGACCTCGTTGGCCTGCCACCAGAAGCCGGGATCATCTGGACAACCGCCATGCTGGTCAATATCTATGCCGCCATGGTGGCCCTTGTCACCCTGCTGCCCGAAGCCCCCATGACCATCGCCCAAGTCACCGTACTGGGCACCATGATCCTGATTGCCCACAGCCTGCCGATTGAACAACGCATCGTGCAAAAAGCCGGGCCAAGCTTCACCGCAACAACGGCTTTGCGTGTCGCAGGGGCTATGGCATTAGGCGCGATCCTGAATGTCTTTTACAGCTCTTTCAACATGCTGAGCGAGCCTGCCCATATTGATTGGCTCCCAGCTACCGAAGCAAATGCGACATGGCAGGAATGGGCTATTGACAGCGCAATCTCCCTCTTCACTATTTTCTGGATTATCCTTGCCCTTGTCATTGTCTTAAAAGCCTTTGAAGATTTAAAAATCAATGACTTGATTTCCAAAGTACTCTCCCCCCTGCTTAGCCTTCTCGGCATCTCCAATCACGCTATTCCGGTCACACTTATCGGTGTTGTGCTGGGTCTGGGATATGGCGGGGCCTTAATCCTGCGCGAAGCCAAAGAGGGCAACATGTCAAAACAGGATATTTTCCTTTCCTTAAGCTTCATGTGTTTATTCCACAGTGCCTTGGAAGATACCTTGCTGATCTTTGCCCTGGGTGCGGACCTGAGCGGTATCTTAATTGCCCGCTTCCTGTTTGCCTTTATCGTTGTGTTTCTGCTCAGTCAGTTGGTCAAACGTTTGCCTCAACCCCTCTTTGATAAAATCCTCTTTTCAAAAGGTTAG
- a CDS encoding Lrp/AsnC family transcriptional regulator, which produces MDKIDQNILGCLQQDADITNAALAEKVNLSPSSCLRRVQRLKKDGVIQKTVAIIDDKILGKNLKAIVEVDLDRHGAQAQAAFRDSIKKESAVVQAYSITGESDVLLVMHLADMEEYQQVCDKLFNHDPNVMRFRTSFAMEVLK; this is translated from the coding sequence ATGGATAAGATTGATCAGAACATTCTCGGCTGCCTTCAACAAGATGCAGACATTACAAATGCAGCTTTGGCAGAAAAGGTAAACCTGTCCCCCAGCAGCTGTTTGCGCCGGGTTCAGCGTTTGAAAAAAGATGGGGTCATTCAGAAAACGGTTGCCATTATTGATGACAAAATATTGGGCAAAAATCTGAAAGCAATTGTCGAGGTTGATCTGGATCGCCATGGCGCACAAGCTCAGGCCGCTTTTCGTGACTCTATTAAAAAAGAAAGTGCCGTGGTTCAAGCCTATAGCATTACAGGGGAAAGTGATGTGCTGTTGGTGATGCATTTGGCGGACATGGAAGAATATCAGCAGGTCTGTGACAAGCTGTTTAACCATGATCCGAATGTCATGCGGTTTCGCACCTCTTTTGCAATGGAGGTGCTTAAGTAA
- a CDS encoding PilZ domain-containing protein has protein sequence MGHTINMDHRQSKRHAINVMANLLCENTSHPAQVLDISKGGAKITLAASTLDKDSEVQIDLPFLNELDATVIWSSGQSCGLRFFDDQDRLNDFLYNLAIYGVCGHAE, from the coding sequence ATGGGACACACCATTAATATGGACCACCGCCAAAGTAAAAGGCATGCGATCAATGTGATGGCAAACCTTTTGTGTGAGAATACCTCTCACCCTGCGCAAGTTCTGGATATTTCTAAAGGGGGCGCAAAGATCACTCTTGCAGCCTCCACTTTGGATAAAGATAGTGAAGTACAAATTGACCTGCCCTTCCTGAATGAACTGGACGCAACCGTCATCTGGTCCAGCGGGCAAAGTTGTGGCCTGCGTTTTTTTGACGATCAGGATCGCCTGAATGATTTCCTCTATAATCTGGCGATTTATGGCGTGTGTGGTCACGCTGAATAA
- a CDS encoding amino acid dehydrogenase, translated as MSVFTAPDFDGHENVVFGCDEATGLKCIIAIHNTNRGPALGGSRFWNYDNEQDAVTDVLRLSKGMTYKAAVADLDLGGGKSVIIGDAKKIKTPDLMRAFGRVIERLNGKYITAEDVGTTVTDMDYIRESTRHVRGKSTGSGNPSPLTALGVFLGLKAAVKHQLKTDDLTGLHIAVQGVGNVGYYLCKYLHEAGAKLVVCDINKTSLQRVENEFSAQIVGLDDIYSQAVDVYAPCALGATVNDQTIEQFKTTIIAGAANNQLAQDHHGEALKEMGVLYAPDYVINAGGLINVAHETEDYDVEIVKAKISKIYDTLLEIFQRSDKQNLPPSIIADHMAEERFKGPFEAQAAE; from the coding sequence ATGTCTGTCTTTACCGCCCCCGATTTCGACGGGCACGAAAATGTTGTCTTTGGCTGTGATGAAGCCACCGGATTAAAATGCATTATCGCCATACATAACACCAACCGTGGCCCTGCCCTTGGCGGGTCTCGTTTTTGGAATTATGACAACGAGCAGGATGCCGTGACCGATGTCTTGCGCCTGTCCAAAGGGATGACCTACAAGGCTGCTGTTGCCGACCTTGATCTGGGCGGTGGAAAGTCCGTCATCATTGGTGACGCCAAAAAGATAAAAACACCAGACCTCATGCGTGCTTTTGGCCGGGTGATTGAACGGTTAAACGGAAAATATATTACCGCAGAAGATGTCGGCACCACAGTGACAGATATGGACTATATCCGAGAAAGCACCCGCCATGTACGCGGTAAATCAACCGGGTCCGGTAATCCCTCCCCCCTCACCGCCCTTGGGGTTTTTCTGGGGCTGAAAGCAGCTGTTAAACATCAATTGAAAACAGACGACCTGACAGGCTTGCACATTGCCGTACAAGGTGTCGGAAACGTTGGCTATTATCTGTGTAAATATTTGCATGAAGCCGGGGCCAAACTGGTCGTATGCGATATTAACAAAACATCTCTCCAACGGGTTGAAAATGAATTTAGCGCACAGATTGTCGGGTTGGACGATATCTATAGCCAGGCCGTTGACGTCTATGCCCCTTGTGCGCTTGGTGCGACAGTCAATGACCAGACTATTGAACAGTTCAAAACCACCATCATTGCCGGGGCTGCCAATAACCAGCTGGCTCAGGATCATCACGGGGAAGCCTTAAAGGAAATGGGGGTTCTCTATGCCCCTGACTATGTGATTAATGCCGGGGGCCTGATTAATGTTGCCCACGAAACAGAAGACTATGATGTTGAGATTGTAAAAGCCAAAATCAGTAAAATCTACGACACCTTACTTGAGATCTTCCAACGCTCAGACAAGCAGAACCTCCCGCCCTCAATCATTGCAGACCACATGGCAGAAGAACGTTTTAAAGGCCCTTTTGAGGCTCAAGCGGCTGAATAA
- the cobD gene encoding threonine-phosphate decarboxylase CobD, translating to MAVFHGGNLAAATQQFGVPIEEWVDLSTGINPHPYPIPDLEKDLWGRLPDQHLLQDLKEAAASYYGVDCANKVIPVSGTQTLLQILPHLFEKTKKVRIVGPTYKEHAYCWGLAGHDVKEVPLLSQAEAEGDIVIVVNPNNPTGEIYMPEDLLALAARQHAKGGSLIVDGAFMDCMPDIDLSQHVGCEGLMVLRSFGKFFGLAGIRLGFVLAAGSISQRLKDGIGPWAVNGPAMEIGRCAFRDDVWIEQTRVDLEDAQKRLDMLLQAGGLEVVGGTSLFRYCFHPNAGQVFEQLGKAGILTRPFADQPQHLRIGLPASEQGWSRLKKTLDKIHL from the coding sequence TTGGCAGTCTTTCACGGCGGCAACTTAGCGGCTGCAACACAGCAATTTGGGGTGCCAATTGAGGAATGGGTCGATTTATCAACGGGAATTAACCCGCACCCATATCCGATTCCTGACCTTGAAAAAGACCTCTGGGGGCGCTTGCCCGATCAGCATTTGTTGCAGGATTTAAAAGAGGCGGCAGCTTCTTATTATGGTGTGGATTGCGCAAATAAAGTGATCCCTGTTTCTGGGACACAGACACTTTTACAAATTCTGCCTCATTTGTTTGAGAAAACAAAAAAGGTCCGCATTGTCGGTCCAACCTATAAAGAACATGCCTACTGCTGGGGCCTGGCCGGACATGATGTGAAAGAAGTCCCTCTTTTGTCACAGGCGGAAGCTGAAGGCGATATTGTTATCGTTGTGAACCCGAATAATCCAACGGGTGAGATTTATATGCCGGAGGATTTGTTGGCTTTGGCGGCGCGCCAACATGCCAAAGGGGGCTCTTTAATTGTGGATGGGGCCTTTATGGATTGTATGCCCGATATTGACCTTTCGCAGCATGTTGGGTGTGAAGGGCTGATGGTTCTACGTTCCTTTGGAAAGTTTTTTGGTCTGGCTGGTATTCGCTTGGGCTTTGTATTGGCTGCTGGTTCGATCTCACAACGTTTAAAAGACGGTATTGGTCCCTGGGCTGTAAATGGTCCAGCTATGGAAATAGGGCGTTGTGCCTTTCGTGATGATGTATGGATTGAACAGACCCGTGTTGATTTAGAGGATGCACAAAAGCGTCTGGATATGCTTTTACAAGCAGGCGGGCTTGAAGTTGTCGGGGGAACTTCCTTATTTCGATATTGTTTTCACCCTAATGCCGGGCAAGTTTTTGAACAACTGGGCAAGGCAGGTATCTTGACCCGGCCTTTTGCAGACCAGCCGCAACATTTGCGCATAGGCTTACCTGCTTCGGAGCAAGGTTGGTCAAGATTGAAGAAAACTTTAGATAAAATCCATTTGTGA
- a CDS encoding NAD(P)/FAD-dependent oxidoreductase: MSECVQAIVIGAGVVGLACARELAKAGKEVIIIEAETAIGMGTSSRNSEVIHAGIYYPKNSLKARLCVEGKHLLYDYCDSHGVPYKKLGKLIVATSKEQIDTLKSIQQKAKENGVDDLIWLNKEETYKAEPALKAEAALLSPSTGIIDTHAYMLSLLGDAEEHGAMLALNSPVLSGRLTETGVTLQVGGDSPMEIFTELLINCSGLNAIKLARTIQGFPAPDIPQDYYCKGNYFSLATKAPFSHLIYPVPEKAGLGVHLTLDMGGQARFGPDVEWLENGDHINYDVCSKRGEKFYDAIRAYWPELKEGDLHADYSGVRPKIQKPDEEAKDFLIQGPQEHGILGFINLFGIESPGLTSSLAIAREVVRKLDLS; encoded by the coding sequence ATGAGTGAATGCGTTCAAGCCATCGTCATTGGCGCTGGTGTTGTCGGGCTTGCCTGCGCCCGTGAACTGGCAAAAGCCGGGAAAGAAGTCATCATTATTGAGGCTGAAACAGCCATTGGCATGGGCACAAGCTCACGCAACAGCGAAGTCATTCATGCTGGCATTTATTATCCTAAAAACAGCCTCAAAGCCCGCTTATGCGTCGAAGGCAAACATTTGCTTTATGACTATTGTGACAGCCATGGTGTCCCCTATAAAAAACTTGGTAAACTGATTGTTGCGACCTCAAAAGAACAAATCGACACCCTGAAATCCATCCAACAAAAAGCAAAAGAAAACGGGGTGGATGATTTAATCTGGCTTAATAAAGAAGAAACTTACAAGGCAGAACCTGCTCTCAAGGCCGAAGCCGCCCTTTTATCCCCTTCCACCGGGATTATTGATACCCATGCCTATATGTTATCCCTGTTGGGGGATGCCGAAGAACATGGGGCTATGCTTGCCCTGAACAGTCCGGTTTTATCAGGCCGGCTTACAGAGACAGGCGTGACACTTCAGGTTGGAGGAGATTCCCCCATGGAAATTTTCACCGAACTTCTAATCAATTGCAGCGGCTTAAATGCCATTAAATTAGCACGTACAATTCAGGGCTTTCCTGCACCAGATATCCCACAAGATTATTATTGCAAGGGCAATTATTTCTCACTTGCCACCAAAGCCCCCTTTTCCCACCTGATCTACCCCGTACCTGAAAAGGCAGGTCTGGGCGTGCATTTAACTTTGGATATGGGCGGACAAGCCCGTTTTGGCCCTGATGTTGAATGGCTCGAAAATGGTGACCATATTAATTATGATGTCTGCTCCAAACGAGGTGAGAAATTTTACGATGCCATTCGTGCCTACTGGCCTGAGCTGAAAGAAGGTGATCTGCATGCTGATTATTCTGGCGTGCGCCCCAAAATCCAAAAGCCCGATGAGGAAGCCAAAGATTTCCTTATCCAAGGCCCTCAAGAACATGGTATTTTAGGTTTTATAAACCTCTTTGGAATAGAGTCACCGGGCTTGACCTCCAGCCTTGCCATTGCAAGAGAGGTCGTACGGAAACTGGATCTCAGCTAA